ATCCAGCACCTCGCAACCGAGTTGCTTCGCCCAGCGCTCCTCGTTCGCACGGGTGATCGCGACGACGAAGCCATCCTGCGAGTGCTGGGGGAAGAACGTCTGACCACCGAAGGAGAGCGGCGACATGAAGGTGCCGGTGAGGACCACGCGATTTCCGTGCACTCCCACGCTCTGTGCGTAGCCAAGGGTGGTGTCCAACTGCCGCTGCCACAGCCGCGTCCCCTCCGGGGAGAACTTGTTCACGAATGGAATCACATCCAGCGGCGGATACAGGTCCGTGATGATGGTTCCGGCCATGTAGAGGTTGTCGTCCTCGTCCGTGGCGACGCCGCCTGACTCACCGAAGTACGGCGATTCGACGTAGCTCCACTGGTAGCTGCCCGTTGGCGAGAACCGGAGGAGGACGGGCGCGCTGTCCGCAACAACGTACCCGGTGCCGAAGTAGATGGCGCCTCGCAGCACACCGGTGATCGCGATGTTGCCATGGCTGTCCGTGAGCATCTTTCGCGCGCCGAAGAAGCTGAAGAACTCCAGCGGATAGGCGAGAGACCAGACGTGGCGACCACTCGCGTCGAACGCGGCCAGGAACACGCCCGCCAGGAATTCACCAACGGTGAGCGGGCCCCCGCCCAGGTCGATGCTTCCTTCGAAGGTGCCGGTGACAAGCACGTGCCGCGCTCGGTTCGTCGCGAGCGCCCTCACTTGCGCGGGCACGCTCCGAGCCCACACCCGCTGACCATTGGGTCGGTACTTCGCAAGGACGGAGGCCCGCGTTGCGGACTTCCCCAGTGTCCCCTTCGCATCCGACAACTTGCCCTCGAAGGCCGCGGCGATGAAGAAGTTTCCGTCTCCATCATGTGCCACGTCGGCTGCCACCTCCTCGCTCGGACCGGTGAGTCGCTACGGAAGAAGCAAAACCTATCTGTATTGGCGGAGCCCACTGAATCGATGGACCGGCCCGAGACGTGCTCAAGCGCTCCGCGACGCGATGAGTGCGAGGTTGCGCGGAGACAGGCGCGGATCGAAGAGCTGGAGGAGTTCGACCTGGAAGCCCGATTCCTCAAGGAGGAGCGCGCGATCAAGCAGGAGCACGACCTCCAACGCCCTCGCGAAGCGGTCCCTCAGCAGATGGCAGAGCAAAAGGTCCCGTGTCTCGGCGCGAACGGACACCTCGAAGGCATTCAGCTCGGCGTCCGTCATGCCGGGATCGAGGCCCAGGCGCTCCAGGCGGTCGCGCGCGTAGACGGCGAAGCGTTCGGCGTAAAGCGCCCGGGGCGCGTCCCCTGCTCTCACGAAGCCGCGCTCGGGAAAGTGCCGCCTCGATAGGAGATCGAAAGCGAAGCGCCACGCATACACCCGCTTCATCCGCGCGAATTCCACCTCGGTCTTGTGATGCCGTCCCCGCGTCGTCAACGCCAGGGCATGCGGGGTGAAGGGGAGCGGATGCTCGCTCCCGAAGCGGGAGACGGGGTAATCCCGCGGGACCTCCAGCTTGTCGTAGCAGCAGCCGATGTTCACGACGAAGCCCGCCCCCTGGCTCTTGCGGAGCTGCGTGAGGGCGAGCGGCCCGCAGGTGTGCAGACCGATCGAGGCCCGGTCCCGGCCGGAGAAGAGTGGATCGAGCTGTGGTTGGAGCCCGTCCTCGACGGAGGCCTGGATGAAACACACGGTGTCCCCGCCTCGGGGATGGGTTCTCGTCAGCCACCGTCGGCCCTTGTCCTGCAGCGCGGCGTCCCGATCGATGCTGTGGAAGGTCCACCCGAACGTCCGCGCACAGAGGCGGGCGAGATGTCCCATGCCGCCGCCAATATCGACCGCCTGGTGGATGAAGCGCGTTCTCGGCGCGAGCAGGGCGAGCACCCGCTCGAGCTCGTGGGTCTTCTTGGCGCTGAGGCCCTGCGTCTCCGCGACAGTCAGCGCGTGAATGCCCTCGTGCCAGGGCAGCGCCGTCAGTTCCTGGAGCGCGCCCAGGAGTGCGCACAGGGCCGGAGGCGGGACGCCCGCGAGCGCCCCCTGGTCCAGCCGCTGCTCGCCCGCTTCATCGAGCGACCGGGCATAGGCCAGCCAGTCCTGGGGATAGGCGGCGCCGGACCCGGGCCAGCCCTGGAGGATGGAGCGGGACCAGAGCGGGGACCAGGGCCGGAGTTGGTGCGTGAGCGCTTCGAGTCGCGCCTGGAAGTCCATGTCGGCGCATCCTATGCGCCGCCGGTTGGTCATGACGGGGCCGCTTGCCCTGGACACGGCATCGGAGCTGCGGCGACTGGGCGGCAGGTCAGGCCATCTCGCGACGCTGGCGCGCCCAGGTCTCGAAGCTCATGGGCGAAAGGCCATAGGACCGCGCGATCTCGGGCCGCGCCAGCACCGGGGCGACGTTCATGTACGTCAGGCCTTGCGCCACGCCGGGATGCAGGCCGGCCGCGACAGCCTCCTCGACCGTGCTGAACTGGACGATGTACTCCTTGCCGTCGAGGCGCGAGAGGACCTCGGCGATCTGAGGAAGCGTGAGCAGGTCACTCGCGAGCTGCAGCGTCACTCCGTTGAACGTCGCGGGATTGTTGAGCGCCGCCGCGGCCGCCGTGCCGATGTCCTCTGGCGCGACCAACGCGATGGTTTGATCGGTCCTGATCACGGTGAGCAACCGGCGCCCGTCGACGAAGCCAGCCGGATCCAACATCGGATGATCCATGAAGGTGGCGGGGAGGATGAGGGTCCAGTGCTTGAATCCCGCGCTGCGGACGAGGTCGCAGGTGGCAAGCTTGTTCTCCCAGTACGTCTCGTGCGACTTCCAGCGCCCCTCCGCCCAGCCCTCCACGTTGCGGTGGTCGCCGACACCGGAGGTCGCGGTGTGCACGAACGTTTCGACACCTTCGGCAAGCGCGGCCTCGACGAGGTTCCTCCCTTGCTGGAGTTCCTTGCTGTAGTCGACGCCGGTCGTGGAGATGAGGGGGGACTGCATCGAGAAGACCGCCCGCGCCCCAGCGCAGGCCGCGCGCAACGACGCGGGCTCGTCGAAGTCCCCGACGACCACCTCGGCGCCAGCCGCCGCGAGGGCCTTCGCGTTTGGCGCCTTGGGATTGCGCACCATCACACGCACCCGGGTGCCGCCTTCGGCCAGCAGCGCCCGGGCGGTGGCGCCGCCCTGACGCCCCGTGGCAGCGGTGACGAGAACGGATTCGTTGCTGCTCATGGACCGCTCCTTTGTAAGTGGGGGACCCCACCGCTTATTCTCGTGGTTAAATATGGAGGGGCACCCCATTTGTCAACGCGGGTTCTCGTGAGGAGGCGGTCGCGGTGGAGCATGTGAAGCCGTTGCGAGCGGACGGGCGGCGCAACCGGGAGCGGATTGTCGCGGTCGCCGCGGAACTGGTCGGCAGGGATGGTGCGAAGGTGTCGCTCGAGGAGATCGCGCGGCGGGCGGGGGTAGGCTCGGCGACCCTGCACCGGCACTTTCCCTCGCGGCAGTCTCTGTTGGAGGCGGTATTCCGCGATGGCGTCGCGCAACTCTGTGCGCGGGCATCCTCGCAACCGGGAGAGGATCCCGCCGCCGAGTTGGCCGCCTGGCTCGAGGATTTGACGGTCTACACGGCGACCCACCGCGGGCTTGCCGCAGCGCTGTTGACCGGTCCGGATGGCCTTACGGCTGAGGAGGTCTGCTCCACCGACAAGCTGCTCGAGGTGTTGAGCGTTCTGGTGGCGCGGGCGTCATCGGCAGGCGCGATTCATGCCCTTGCCACGACGGAGGACCTGCTGATGCTGGCGAACGCGATTGCCGTCGCCAACGAAGACGATCCGCTCACCGCGAGCCGGGTGCTGCGCCTCGCGCTCACCGGCATCCGGCCCTGAATGCAGGGAGCGCGGCGGTCTGGTCTCCCGCTTGAGGACGCCCTTCTCGGGGACGCCGGAGTGATGCTACCGGTGGGTGGACAGGCCGGCCCTGTCCGCTCTCCCGTGCGGTGCGCGGCAGGGGCCTGGCTCGTCGAAGCCGCGCGCAAAGGGAAAGGTCAGATGGTTGCGGCCCTGCGTGGCCACTTCGGCCACGCAGGGCGCTCTGCTCGCGGACCTATCTGAAGGGGATCAGGTGATTTCGCGCGTCAGCTTGGAGTCCCACGGGCACCAGTGTCCGCCCGGGAGGAATGCGCCGCCCGCCTCGTCGAGGTGGTCTTCCACATACGTCATGTTGGCATCGCAGACCTCGATGGCCATCGCGAAGAAGCGGATGGTGTTCGGGTCCAGGTGGAAGGAGAACCTCGGGTTGTAGGCCGCGGCCCGCTTGATGATGCGTCCGTGGACGTGGACTTCGTTCTTCTCCTCGCCAGAGAGAATCTTCCGTGCGTGTGAAATCGTCTTCTCGTCAGACAACTCGACGATGAACTCCAGGTTGGGCTGGGCGGTCTGCGTGAACGCGAAACGAACCGGGTTTGCCATTGCAAGGCTCCTTGGGGTAGGCGCCCCATATAGGAGATTCCCCTCACGCGATTGCATCACCTGCCGGTAGCGGTGGTGTGTCTTGAATGCGGCGTCATGAAGTGTGTCGTCTGAGGCAGTCGCACGGGGCGGGGGCAGCCTCCGAGAAACGGCAGGCCGCCAGCGCGATGGGTTGGCGAGGCGTCAGTGACTCGCGACCTGAGGCTTTGGCACGGGCAATACCCAGATCTCCCGGCCGAGTTGCCCATCCAGTGCCGTGAAGTAGATGAAGTCGCCCGCGCGCAGCAGGTCCTGCGGATAGGAAGAGGCGGGGCCCGGGACGATGTCCTGCAGGAGCTTGGTGCCGCTCGGCTGTCCGTTGCTCACCCAAAGCTCGTGGCCGTGCGCTTCATCGAAGGCGTAGAAGACGACGCGGCCGTCATCGGTGGGGACCGGCGTGGGCGGTCGGAGGTCCGGAGAGACGATGAGTGGCTGGTACAGCAGCTTCGTTCCCTGGGCGGTGGCATCGGTCCGCCACAACTGGACGTCGAAGGGGGCGGGGCTGCCGATGTCGTAGAAGAGCGTGAAGTAGAGCTTTCTCTCGGTCGCCGTGGACGTGGCGACGAAGATGAAGAAATCGAAGGGAAGGTCGGCGTAGGGGTTGGGGATGCTCGCGACGAGATTCGAGCGCGGGTGGCAGGAGGGGTCCGGGTCGAGCTTGCGAATCTCCGTCACCGTGAATCCCGGTGTGAAGGTGGCGAAGTAGAGGCGCTCCTTGAACAGGGCGAAGATTTGCGCTTCCGAGCCCTGGGGGCCGGGAACGGTGTCCTCGACCAGCTCCGTGCCCTTGGCCGTGCCATCGCTGCGCCAGAGTTCACGGCCGTGCACGGCGTCGTCCGCGGAGAAGTAGAGCACCCCCTCCGCTTGCGTCAGGCTCCGAGGGAACGAAGAGGCGGCACCCGGGTTGATGTCCTTGACGAGGCGGGTTCCGGAGGCGCTGCCGTCACTCACCCAGAGTTCCACTCCGGTGTCGGGCATCCCGAGGCCCATGAAGAGGCGGTTGCCCACGCTCGCCAGGTCAAAGGGCCCGTTCACGGTGTCCCTCGGCCCCAGGTCCTTCACGCGCACCGTGCCGGCCGAGGTGCCATCACTGCGCCACAGCTCCAGGTTCTCGGCGGCGACGAGGGTGGGCCGGACCGACCGGAAGAAGTAGAGCTTGTTGCCCACCGCGATGAAGTCCGCCAGGGAGGCGGTGCCGCCCTCCGGGGCGAGGTCCTTCACCTGACGCGTTCCCGCAGTGGTGCCATCACTCACCCACAGGTCCGCGCCGTGTTCTAGGAAGCCTTCGGTGAAGAAGAGCTGCTTGCCGACGACGGTCAGCCGTCCGGGAGAATCGTCCAGGTGCTTGACGGGGACGGTGCTCGCTGTCGTGCCCGCGCTCCGCCACAGCGCGCCCCGGTCCGCCTCGAAGTCGAAGGCAGAGAAGAAGAGCTTGCCGCGGAAGGACACCAGATCCGTTGGCGACGGGCCACCCAGGGGATCCGGGAATGGCCCCGGGGGAGGCGGGTAGATGTCCTTCAACAGCGTGGCGGGCCCCAACTTCGGGAGTGGGGCATCCCAATGCGCGGTGACCTCCTCGGGGGCGTGTTCCTCGGAGAGCGATGCTTCTGGAAGAGGCCCACCGCATCCCGCGGTTGCCAGACAGACCCATGCCACTTGCCACCATGCACGCATGATTTCCCCTCGTTCTCGGGTGGGCGACAGCCCCGATGGCGATAAGTCCGGAGCAGCGCCGCGGCCAGGGGGAGCGCCGGGTTCCTGGTCGCAAATCTTCAGCAGGTCCAGTCGCGCTCACTTCCATCGCCTCGTGATGCTTCGTTGATGGATGAGAACGCGACGCAGGCTCCCGCATGCGGGCGACGGCTCCCTCTAGCATGCGTCCTTTGGACGGAGCGGTGCTCTCGGCTTGGACTACCGCGTCGTGGAGTTGGGCTTCCTCGCGCCGCAGGCCACGCTCACCGGGCGGCGCTGGACTCGCTAGCCCGATGCCCGAGTACGTCATTCCCTGGCGCACACGGTTGCCTGCCTCCCCAGGGCCGGGCTTGCGCGGGCGAATCGCTTCCCCTGGACACCGCCCATGCGTATCACTGGCCTTCGTGCGTACGCCCACCGACCGATACCTGCCGCCGCGCCCCGACGCTTCCTCCGCCGTCACGTCCCAGCGCGGGCGGGTGGTGGTCATCGCGCCCACGCGCGCCGCGTGCGAAACCATCGAGCTGGCGCTTGGGCTGGAGCTGCGCACGTACCTGGAGGAGCACCACGGCGAGCGCCTCCTCGAGCTGGCCCGGAGCGGTCAGGGGTTTGGCATCGTCGCGGGTACTGGCACGGGCAAGACGCTCGCCATCCGCTCCATCGCGGAGGAGCTCGTGGGCCGGCGGCCCCTGCGGGTGGCGGTGGTCAACCGCGAGCGGGAGGCCACCGCGCAGACGCCGCTCGCGGATGTGGCCATCGTCACCACCGGCATCGCGCGGCGCTGGTTCCAGGGCGGCGCCATCCGGCGCGAGGACACGCTCATCGTGGATGAAATCCACCAGACCTCCGCCGAACTGGAGCTGTGCCTGGCCTTGGGCAAGCGCGCGGGCTGCCGCTTCATCTGGCTGTCCGCCACCGTGGACCCGGCCTTCTACGCGCGCTACCTGGACAGCGCGGACGTGCTCCAGGTGTCCTCCTTCGAACCGAGGAAGGCGGCCCGGGTGGAGGTGGAGCGCCGTCAGCCGCTGTCCTTCCTCGACGAGGACTTCCTGCGGGAGGTGCAGCAGCAGGGGCGCGGCGTGGGCGTGTTCCTGGCCACGCGCGCGGGCGTGGAGGAGGCGGCGGCCCACGTGCGCGCGAACGCGCCGGAGCTCCATGCGGCGCACTACCACGGCGGCGAACCGCTGCGTGCCATCCGTCCCTTCCTGGAGGGCACGGCGCCCCGGCCCTTCGTCCTCGCGATGACGGCGGCGGGGCAGAGCGCGCTCAACGTGCCGGGGCTGGACACGGTCGTCATCGACGACATGCGCTTCACGAACCTGGTGGAGCGCGGCCGCAACGTCCTGACCCGCGTGCACCTGGGCAACAACGAACTCTTGCAGATGGCGGGGCGCGTGCACGGGCGGGTGGAGGGCGGGCGCGTCTTCATCCTGAGCGACCGGCCGCTACACTTCGCCTCATTGAGGCCCACCGAGCCCGAGTTCCAACTCGCGGGCGAGCCGGAGCGGGTGGCGCTCACCGCCGCGGCCCTGGGCGTGCGGGCGGATGAGTTGGATTTGCCCGTGCCACTGGACCGCAATGCCTATCGCCGGGCGCTCGCGAAGTTGCAGGCGCGCGGCATCGTGGACGCGGAAGGCCGGCTGTCCGACTACGGCCGCGCGGTGGAGGCCCTGCCCGTGGAGCGTCCGTGGGCGGAGCTCATCGTCAACGCGGAGGAGGCGCTGCTGCCGTTGCTCGCGGTGTGCAGCTCGGTGGAGTCGCTGCACAGGATGACGCGCGAGGAGCGGAACCTGGACGGGCTGCTCGTGCCCGGCAGCGACCACCTGACCGCGTACAACCTCTACGCCGAGGCCTTCCGTGAAGCGGGCACGGTGGGGGAGGTGCAGGGGCTGCCGCGCCACGTCTTCCATGCGGAGAAGCTCGCGGCCTGGGCGGAGGTGCGTGGGGTGCTGGTGAAGGCCCTGGAGGACGCGGCGCTCGCGATGGCGAGCGTGTACCGGAGCGTGGGGCTGGCGCTGCCCGCGCGCATGCCCTTTGCGGACCCGCGCGCCCACCGGCGTTTCTGCGACCTGCTCGCACGCTTCATGCCCTTCGACCTGGTCATCGACGAGCGCACCGCCTGGGGCGAGGTCGCGCGCGTGTCGAAGACGAGCGTGTGTGGCAACCTGGGCGCGGTGGCGGGCACGCTGCGCTACTTCGCCGACCGCAACGGCGACTCGCAGGCCGGCATCGAGGGGACCCAGCTTCCCCAGTCACTGCTGCGCCGCTACGCCCGCCGCCATGCGGCGGCGCCGGTGTACGACGTGCGCTTCCGCTCGGTCGTGCTCGAAAAGCGGGTGGACTATTTCGGCTTCGAGCTCGAACGGGAAGTGGAGGTGCTGCGCGCCTGGGGGCCGGAGCTCGCCAAGGCGGCCCGGCACGCGCTCGCCGAGGCGCTGGCGCAGGGCGAAGCACCCCATCCCGCGGTGGACCGGCACCGGGTCGCCATCGCCGAGGTGCGCGAGCTGTGGCGACGCTCGGGAGGGACCACCGCGCCGCTGGGGTTGTCGGAGCTGACCGCGCTCTACGAGGCGCAGTTGGATGGGGTGGACACGCTCGACGACTTCAAGGAGCGCCCGCTGCGGCTCGAACTGGACGCGCTCGTGCCGCCCGAGATGCGTCAGGCGCTCCTGGCGCTCCCGGACACCGTGGAGGTGCGCGAGCAGGCGGTGCCGCTCGAATACGACGTGGAGAGACTGTCGGACGGAGCCCCGCGAGGCGTGGTGCGGCTGCACCTGCCGGAGAAGCTCGCGCGCACGCTGGTGGAGGAGGAGCTGCCGCTGCTCGACCGTCCCCTGCGCTTCAGCGTGGCCAGGGGCCGGAGGGGCGTGCTCGAGGCTCGCTCGCTCCTCGAGCTCCAGGAGCTGCTCGACCGGCCCTGGATGCCGGACGAGATCGCCGAGGCCACCCGTGAGCGTTCACTCCCGCGACAGGACCGGGAGCGCGGCGCCCCCAGGCCTGGGGAGTACCGGGGGCATCACGGCAAGGCACCCCGGAATGGAAGACGACCGGGCGGCGGCGGACGGCGGCGCTGACCTGACGCACGGGCAGGGCGCTCATCACGCATGGGGGGCCGTCCAGCGCCGGACGGTGGATACCGCTCGTCGAGCACCTCATGGGTGGAGCGCATCTCGATGCCCTTCGGCTTGACGACGACATGGGCCGAGTCACTCACCCTCTCGCTGTCGGAACGCACCAGGCGTCACGCCCACGCTTCGCTTGAAGGCCTTACCGAAGGGACTTTCCGCGATGTGGGCCAGCCTGCTGACATGCATGTGGATTTGGCGCCACGCGCGAGGGGGCTCTCATTTTGCTGGCCGCGGCTGAGGGGAAATGCGCGCTGGAGTCGTTTCCTGTTGGCGGTACCAACGTCAAGCAGGAGTTCTCGAGCATGAAACCTTTCAGCATGAGGCCGCTACTGGCGGTCCTGTCAGTGCTGGTCGTATCCCTCGTGGGATGCGGGGTGCCAGAGGAAGAGTCCCGCGACTCTTCCAGCGCCGAGTCCCAGGCACTGGCCGGTCCATATGATGCCTGGGTTGCCCGCCACGGGCTCACCAACGCCCAATATCAGACGGAGTTCAATACGTGGGTGGGGCAAGGCTATCGTCTCTCCTATGTCAGCGGTTACGAAGAGGGGGGCAGTGCCCGTTACGCGGCCATCTGGGAGCAGACGAGCGGCCCCGCCTGGCGCGCCTTCCACGGGCTGACTTCCGCGCAGTATCAGACCACCGTCGTCAATCAAGACGCGCAGGGATACCGCCCGGTGGTGGTCAACGGGTACAGCGTCGGAGGCGTCGCCTACTTCGCGGTCATCTTCCACGTGGACAGTGGTGCCGCGTGGGTGGCCCGCCATGACCTGAGCGCGTCCCAGTACCAGACGGAGTTCAACACCTGGGCGGGGCAGGGCTACC
This sequence is a window from Myxococcus xanthus. Protein-coding genes within it:
- a CDS encoding DEAD/DEAH box helicase; translated protein: MRATAPSSMRPLDGAVLSAWTTASWSWASSRRRPRSPGGAGLASPMPEYVIPWRTRLPASPGPGLRGRIASPGHRPCVSLAFVRTPTDRYLPPRPDASSAVTSQRGRVVVIAPTRAACETIELALGLELRTYLEEHHGERLLELARSGQGFGIVAGTGTGKTLAIRSIAEELVGRRPLRVAVVNREREATAQTPLADVAIVTTGIARRWFQGGAIRREDTLIVDEIHQTSAELELCLALGKRAGCRFIWLSATVDPAFYARYLDSADVLQVSSFEPRKAARVEVERRQPLSFLDEDFLREVQQQGRGVGVFLATRAGVEEAAAHVRANAPELHAAHYHGGEPLRAIRPFLEGTAPRPFVLAMTAAGQSALNVPGLDTVVIDDMRFTNLVERGRNVLTRVHLGNNELLQMAGRVHGRVEGGRVFILSDRPLHFASLRPTEPEFQLAGEPERVALTAAALGVRADELDLPVPLDRNAYRRALAKLQARGIVDAEGRLSDYGRAVEALPVERPWAELIVNAEEALLPLLAVCSSVESLHRMTREERNLDGLLVPGSDHLTAYNLYAEAFREAGTVGEVQGLPRHVFHAEKLAAWAEVRGVLVKALEDAALAMASVYRSVGLALPARMPFADPRAHRRFCDLLARFMPFDLVIDERTAWGEVARVSKTSVCGNLGAVAGTLRYFADRNGDSQAGIEGTQLPQSLLRRYARRHAAAPVYDVRFRSVVLEKRVDYFGFELEREVEVLRAWGPELAKAARHALAEALAQGEAPHPAVDRHRVAIAEVRELWRRSGGTTAPLGLSELTALYEAQLDGVDTLDDFKERPLRLELDALVPPEMRQALLALPDTVEVREQAVPLEYDVERLSDGAPRGVVRLHLPEKLARTLVEEELPLLDRPLRFSVARGRRGVLEARSLLELQELLDRPWMPDEIAEATRERSLPRQDRERGAPRPGEYRGHHGKAPRNGRRPGGGGRRR
- a CDS encoding methyltransferase; translated protein: MDFQARLEALTHQLRPWSPLWSRSILQGWPGSGAAYPQDWLAYARSLDEAGEQRLDQGALAGVPPPALCALLGALQELTALPWHEGIHALTVAETQGLSAKKTHELERVLALLAPRTRFIHQAVDIGGGMGHLARLCARTFGWTFHSIDRDAALQDKGRRWLTRTHPRGGDTVCFIQASVEDGLQPQLDPLFSGRDRASIGLHTCGPLALTQLRKSQGAGFVVNIGCCYDKLEVPRDYPVSRFGSEHPLPFTPHALALTTRGRHHKTEVEFARMKRVYAWRFAFDLLSRRHFPERGFVRAGDAPRALYAERFAVYARDRLERLGLDPGMTDAELNAFEVSVRAETRDLLLCHLLRDRFARALEVVLLLDRALLLEESGFQVELLQLFDPRLSPRNLALIASRSA
- a CDS encoding TetR/AcrR family transcriptional regulator, encoding MEHVKPLRADGRRNRERIVAVAAELVGRDGAKVSLEEIARRAGVGSATLHRHFPSRQSLLEAVFRDGVAQLCARASSQPGEDPAAELAAWLEDLTVYTATHRGLAAALLTGPDGLTAEEVCSTDKLLEVLSVLVARASSAGAIHALATTEDLLMLANAIAVANEDDPLTASRVLRLALTGIRP
- a CDS encoding ELWxxDGT repeat protein, translated to MGPATLLKDIYPPPPGPFPDPLGGPSPTDLVSFRGKLFFSAFDFEADRGALWRSAGTTASTVPVKHLDDSPGRLTVVGKQLFFTEGFLEHGADLWVSDGTTAGTRQVKDLAPEGGTASLADFIAVGNKLYFFRSVRPTLVAAENLELWRSDGTSAGTVRVKDLGPRDTVNGPFDLASVGNRLFMGLGMPDTGVELWVSDGSASGTRLVKDINPGAASSFPRSLTQAEGVLYFSADDAVHGRELWRSDGTAKGTELVEDTVPGPQGSEAQIFALFKERLYFATFTPGFTVTEIRKLDPDPSCHPRSNLVASIPNPYADLPFDFFIFVATSTATERKLYFTLFYDIGSPAPFDVQLWRTDATAQGTKLLYQPLIVSPDLRPPTPVPTDDGRVVFYAFDEAHGHELWVSNGQPSGTKLLQDIVPGPASSYPQDLLRAGDFIYFTALDGQLGREIWVLPVPKPQVASH
- a CDS encoding NmrA family NAD(P)-binding protein, translated to MSSNESVLVTAATGRQGGATARALLAEGGTRVRVMVRNPKAPNAKALAAAGAEVVVGDFDEPASLRAACAGARAVFSMQSPLISTTGVDYSKELQQGRNLVEAALAEGVETFVHTATSGVGDHRNVEGWAEGRWKSHETYWENKLATCDLVRSAGFKHWTLILPATFMDHPMLDPAGFVDGRRLLTVIRTDQTIALVAPEDIGTAAAAALNNPATFNGVTLQLASDLLTLPQIAEVLSRLDGKEYIVQFSTVEEAVAAGLHPGVAQGLTYMNVAPVLARPEIARSYGLSPMSFETWARQRREMA
- a CDS encoding BP74-related protein; this translates as MANPVRFAFTQTAQPNLEFIVELSDEKTISHARKILSGEEKNEVHVHGRIIKRAAAYNPRFSFHLDPNTIRFFAMAIEVCDANMTYVEDHLDEAGGAFLPGGHWCPWDSKLTREIT